Proteins from a genomic interval of Rubinisphaera italica:
- a CDS encoding AraC family transcriptional regulator, protein MNSRRSVALLIESSNAYARGLLAGVVTYVRQHANWSIFLPEQERGATPPKWLSSWNGDGLLVRIETDEIARVVRKSKLPLVDLSAARYLSDVPWVETDDSAIAILAAEHLMERGFQHLAYCGDPGFQWSILRHQEFEKQILQPGRSFHLHESIPRYDEKYSWKREKRRLANWIEKLPKPVAIFACYDIKAQQLLDVCRELGISVPEQVAVLGVDNDELLCELCSPPLSSVIPNAHQAGFQAAAMLDRMMNGEEVSTEAIFIEPLGIQTRQSTDLLAIDDADIAKAFRYIREHATANIRVSDLLRHIPLSRRMLEHRFLKYLGRTPHQEIQRQRILKVKDFLCSTNLTLAEIARNTGFEHAEYLSVVFKRETGQTPREYRNQTGTNHIWS, encoded by the coding sequence TTCTGCCGGAGCAGGAACGGGGAGCCACTCCGCCTAAATGGCTTTCGAGTTGGAATGGAGATGGCTTGCTGGTTCGGATTGAAACGGATGAAATCGCACGCGTTGTTCGAAAATCCAAATTGCCTTTAGTCGACTTGAGTGCCGCCCGCTATTTGAGTGACGTCCCCTGGGTCGAAACCGATGATTCAGCAATTGCAATACTGGCCGCAGAACATTTGATGGAGCGGGGATTTCAGCATCTGGCTTATTGCGGCGACCCTGGATTCCAATGGTCCATATTGCGACATCAGGAATTTGAAAAGCAGATTCTGCAGCCTGGTCGCAGTTTCCATCTGCATGAATCGATTCCCCGTTACGACGAAAAGTATTCCTGGAAACGCGAAAAACGCAGGCTTGCCAATTGGATTGAAAAACTGCCGAAGCCGGTGGCGATCTTTGCCTGTTACGATATCAAAGCTCAGCAACTTCTCGATGTCTGTCGCGAACTCGGCATCTCCGTTCCCGAACAGGTTGCCGTTCTGGGAGTCGATAACGATGAGCTGCTGTGCGAATTGTGCAGTCCCCCCCTTTCGAGTGTGATCCCGAATGCTCATCAAGCTGGCTTTCAGGCAGCGGCAATGCTGGATCGAATGATGAATGGGGAAGAAGTTTCCACCGAAGCGATATTCATCGAGCCACTAGGTATTCAGACACGGCAATCAACAGACTTACTGGCAATTGATGACGCTGATATCGCGAAAGCTTTTCGTTACATTCGCGAACATGCCACCGCAAACATCCGTGTGAGTGATCTACTTCGGCACATCCCACTCTCTCGCCGAATGCTGGAACATCGCTTTTTAAAATATCTGGGACGGACACCCCATCAGGAAATTCAACGTCAGCGGATTCTGAAAGTCAAAGATTTTTTGTGCAGTACGAATCTCACGTTGGCAGAAATTGCCCGCAACACAGGCTTTGAACATGCCGAATATCTTTCGGTTGTCTTCAAACGTGAAACCGGTCAGACACCTCGGGAATACCGGAATCAAACCGGGACGAATCATATTTGGAGTTAA
- a CDS encoding potassium channel family protein, which translates to MNSWSSLTHLEADRFAVIKRPVIILALLTLLIVGGTLGFRIVNETSWLESLYLAVITLTTLGCRDPATSNATMAFVVIYLGFGLGLFSYSLFSLGQSLLDPQFRQFWKQRRMINKIDSLKDHHIVCGFGRMGRTICEYLDRRNRPFVVIDLDGDVLEAHCTAHNWLYIVGDATDDVHLQNAGISRASSLASVLPSDSDNTYVVLSARMLNNGLQIVARASDEKAIQKIERAGATRVISPFSSGGMKMARFMINPSVESFVEVADKHDSDLELVDIQIKETSSLVGKKLSETKLAEQGVMILAIRRANGEQLLPPPGASILHAGDNLFAFGHANKVAMVISNCEE; encoded by the coding sequence ATGAATTCCTGGTCCAGTTTGACTCACTTAGAAGCTGATCGCTTTGCGGTCATCAAGCGGCCGGTCATCATTCTGGCGCTGCTGACGTTGTTGATCGTTGGTGGCACACTTGGGTTTCGCATTGTGAATGAAACCAGCTGGCTGGAATCGTTGTATCTGGCGGTGATTACGTTAACAACTCTTGGATGTCGTGATCCCGCAACTTCAAATGCAACGATGGCCTTTGTTGTCATCTATCTTGGCTTTGGACTGGGGCTGTTCAGTTACAGTCTGTTTTCTCTCGGCCAAAGCCTGCTCGATCCCCAATTTCGTCAATTCTGGAAACAACGACGCATGATCAACAAAATCGACTCTCTGAAAGATCATCACATTGTCTGCGGCTTCGGACGAATGGGCCGGACAATCTGCGAGTATCTGGATCGACGAAATCGTCCATTTGTTGTCATTGACCTCGATGGCGATGTCCTGGAAGCTCACTGCACCGCTCACAACTGGCTCTACATTGTAGGAGATGCAACGGACGATGTGCATTTGCAGAACGCGGGGATCAGCCGGGCATCGTCTCTGGCTTCGGTCCTGCCTTCCGATTCTGATAACACGTATGTCGTTCTCTCCGCCCGTATGCTGAACAACGGTTTGCAGATCGTTGCTCGGGCCAGCGATGAGAAAGCGATTCAGAAAATCGAACGAGCCGGGGCGACCCGCGTTATCAGCCCCTTCAGCAGCGGGGGCATGAAAATGGCTCGCTTCATGATTAATCCCTCCGTCGAAAGCTTCGTCGAAGTTGCCGACAAACACGACTCCGATCTCGAACTGGTCGATATACAAATCAAGGAAACGAGTTCTCTCGTCGGCAAAAAGCTCTCTGAAACAAAACTGGCCGAGCAAGGCGTGATGATCCTCGCCATCCGCCGCGCCAACGGCGAACAACTTCTACCCCCACCCGGAGCTTCAATCCTGCACGCGGGGGATAACCTGTTTGCCTTTGGGCATGCGAATAAGGTGGCGATGGTGATTAGTAATTGTGAGGAGTGA
- a CDS encoding c-type cytochrome — MQWSLATLILLSCLTSRIDAQEPPAHFSPAERGYWFILNKPYLIPDFDNDTFENLWQSWPEAERNRLEMLPLDLRREEIFSYYGLTNRPSERSEKPLQYVVNNNGQYFMNCFSCHGGEVAGWVIPGLPNSNYALQTLTDDVRTTKLRIGKPLSSRDLSSIFFPMGGTNGTTNAVMFGVALESYRDHDMNILSFRSPPRMIHHDMEPPPWWHFKKRKYLYIDGFVEKDYRALIPFVLIRENDRAQLDEWESDFKDIYAYLESIEAPKYPFEINADLARAGELVFHKNCVECHGTYGDSPTYPQRTIPIEVIGTDPVRLQALSREHRANYGKSWLSHYGARKIIENPEGYVAPPLDGIWASAPYFHNGSVPTLEGVLSLEKRPEVWKKESQKYDTEAVGVTFSAYDRTPVEVTAPAERRRYFDTSKPGKSNSGHDYPNTLSSADKKALLEYLKTL; from the coding sequence ATGCAATGGAGTCTGGCTACTCTAATTTTGCTTTCCTGCCTGACCTCACGAATTGATGCACAGGAACCACCTGCACATTTTTCCCCGGCAGAGCGCGGCTACTGGTTTATTCTCAACAAACCTTATCTGATTCCCGATTTCGACAACGATACCTTCGAAAATCTCTGGCAAAGCTGGCCTGAGGCAGAACGAAACCGGTTGGAAATGCTTCCATTAGATTTGCGACGAGAAGAAATATTCTCCTACTATGGTTTAACCAATCGTCCCAGTGAGCGTTCGGAAAAACCGTTGCAATATGTGGTCAACAATAATGGTCAGTATTTCATGAACTGCTTTTCCTGCCATGGCGGAGAAGTCGCAGGATGGGTGATCCCCGGTTTGCCGAATTCCAATTACGCACTGCAAACGCTAACAGACGATGTTCGCACAACGAAACTTCGCATCGGAAAACCTCTTTCTTCACGCGATTTGAGCTCCATTTTCTTCCCAATGGGAGGCACAAACGGAACAACAAACGCCGTCATGTTTGGTGTGGCTCTCGAATCTTATCGCGATCACGATATGAATATTCTTTCCTTTCGCTCACCGCCCAGAATGATTCACCATGATATGGAGCCTCCCCCCTGGTGGCATTTCAAGAAAAGGAAATACCTGTATATCGATGGCTTTGTTGAAAAAGACTATCGGGCATTGATTCCCTTCGTTCTCATTCGCGAAAACGATCGCGCGCAACTTGATGAATGGGAAAGTGACTTCAAAGATATCTACGCTTATCTGGAATCGATCGAGGCTCCCAAATATCCCTTCGAAATTAATGCAGATTTAGCCAGAGCAGGGGAGTTGGTCTTTCACAAGAATTGTGTCGAGTGCCATGGGACTTACGGAGATTCTCCGACTTATCCCCAGCGAACGATTCCCATCGAAGTGATCGGGACCGATCCTGTTCGGCTACAAGCGTTAAGCAGAGAGCATCGAGCCAACTATGGAAAAAGCTGGCTGTCTCATTACGGTGCTCGTAAAATCATCGAGAATCCTGAAGGCTATGTTGCACCACCTCTTGATGGAATATGGGCTTCTGCCCCTTATTTCCACAACGGAAGTGTACCGACTCTCGAAGGAGTGCTTTCGCTGGAAAAACGTCCTGAAGTCTGGAAGAAAGAGTCTCAGAAGTATGACACCGAGGCCGTTGGAGTTACGTTTTCAGCTTATGATCGAACCCCGGTCGAAGTCACTGCTCCTGCTGAGAGGAGAAGATATTTTGACACTTCCAAACCTGGCAAAAGCAATTCGGGACACGATTATCCAAACACGCTTTCATCAGCCGATAAAAAAGCTTTGCTTGAATATCTGAAAACTCTTTAA
- a CDS encoding response regulator transcription factor, producing the protein MMIQDGLRELFLIVDDDEMLRSRLARAIQSRGFRAVVAADYDEAVQFIHHEKPQYALVDLNMTGRSGLELLETITQISPNTRCVMLTGYGSITTAVEAMRAGAWNYVTKPADTDKILSAFTTLPDRGNRSVEIQYKPQTLAETEWEHIQRVLADCGENISEAARQLGIPRRTLQRKLKKRAP; encoded by the coding sequence ATGATGATACAAGACGGCCTGAGAGAACTTTTCTTAATTGTCGATGATGACGAAATGCTCCGCTCTCGACTCGCCCGGGCGATTCAGTCGCGCGGTTTTCGAGCCGTCGTGGCGGCTGACTATGACGAAGCTGTCCAGTTCATCCATCACGAAAAGCCGCAATACGCTTTGGTCGATTTGAATATGACGGGACGTTCTGGCTTAGAATTACTGGAAACTATTACACAAATCTCCCCAAATACCAGATGTGTGATGCTCACTGGTTATGGCAGCATCACGACAGCCGTCGAGGCAATGCGGGCCGGGGCTTGGAATTATGTCACGAAACCGGCCGATACCGATAAAATCCTCTCAGCCTTCACAACACTACCAGATCGTGGAAATCGGTCCGTGGAAATTCAATACAAACCGCAAACTCTTGCCGAAACGGAATGGGAGCACATTCAGCGAGTTCTGGCAGACTGTGGAGAAAATATTTCCGAAGCCGCCCGACAGTTGGGTATTCCACGACGGACTTTGCAGCGAAAATTAAAAAAACGGGCTCCATAA
- a CDS encoding polyprenyl synthetase family protein has product MSTVPQNVNLENQPSDSQEATTENANGRPRKRKRRSTSHLKMVPETLSLREEIKSAAEIHVKNISKNRPYSKDELEKLTRDFLTHHDWPEKYLGFAMVLLGNFFWKQQLMAIPFERRLLLLPHCLKHAEGCPADYDEFGLDCETCGACSIADYKVKAEQLGYKVLVAEGSPIVLKIIVDGYVDGILGVACLNVLEKAIDKILLAGVPSYAVPLHSGDCKNTSLDEAWVWDVLDKYEPLPEEKTASYVPLMREARQLFDAPQFDELVPLSRGKESQSEQSFLAKTELVSRDWLATGGKRFRPFITLAAWDARKGGDLTMADAGSSQPLEVPVSVKKAAIAIEAFHKASLVHDDIQDDDQYRYGEETLHLQHGIGQAINFGDYLIGEGYRLLAQCQVKDDPTAVGDIVQKMSLAHIKLCEGQGAEMSWTAAPSLELSPLDAMQIYALKTSPAFEAALYSGLRLAGPMEDYESMVATFCRHVGVGFQILNDLKDWRGDVRNKVIVGQDAMALRPTLLLALAIKVANAEQRQILQSVLDEEDNPLNRLEKLKRIFEQTDVFSKAEALVDKSRERAEAIADEVEPESLRRFLYFLVDTVMAPEEEITPLQVQQNGLVDLSISASS; this is encoded by the coding sequence TTGAGTACTGTTCCTCAAAACGTCAACCTGGAGAACCAGCCGTCTGACTCTCAAGAGGCGACGACTGAGAATGCCAATGGACGTCCCCGTAAACGTAAGCGACGTAGTACCAGCCATTTAAAGATGGTGCCTGAGACACTTAGTTTACGTGAAGAGATTAAATCGGCTGCAGAAATTCATGTCAAAAACATTTCCAAAAATCGTCCTTACAGCAAGGACGAATTGGAAAAACTGACACGTGATTTTCTGACTCATCACGACTGGCCAGAAAAGTATCTCGGTTTTGCCATGGTTTTACTTGGCAACTTCTTCTGGAAACAGCAGTTGATGGCGATCCCGTTCGAACGCCGACTGCTACTCCTGCCGCATTGTCTGAAGCATGCTGAAGGATGCCCGGCTGATTACGATGAATTTGGCCTCGATTGCGAAACCTGCGGAGCCTGCTCCATTGCCGACTACAAAGTCAAAGCCGAGCAGCTTGGATACAAAGTGCTTGTCGCCGAAGGCTCGCCGATCGTTCTCAAGATTATCGTTGACGGATATGTTGATGGCATTCTGGGTGTTGCCTGTCTGAATGTCCTCGAAAAAGCCATCGATAAAATCCTGCTGGCTGGTGTCCCTTCTTATGCAGTCCCTTTGCATTCTGGGGATTGTAAGAACACTTCGCTGGATGAAGCCTGGGTTTGGGATGTCCTCGACAAATACGAACCTCTCCCAGAAGAAAAGACTGCTAGCTACGTGCCGTTAATGCGCGAAGCCAGGCAGCTGTTTGATGCCCCTCAATTTGACGAATTGGTTCCACTCTCGCGTGGGAAAGAATCCCAGTCTGAGCAGAGTTTTCTAGCCAAAACGGAACTGGTCTCTCGAGACTGGCTGGCGACCGGCGGTAAACGGTTTCGGCCATTCATCACCCTGGCGGCCTGGGATGCACGAAAAGGTGGCGACTTGACGATGGCTGACGCCGGTTCATCTCAACCTCTTGAAGTGCCGGTTTCTGTTAAGAAAGCTGCCATTGCGATTGAAGCCTTTCACAAGGCCTCATTAGTTCACGATGATATTCAGGATGATGACCAGTATCGATATGGTGAAGAGACCTTACATTTGCAGCACGGAATTGGCCAGGCGATCAACTTTGGCGATTACTTAATTGGCGAAGGTTACCGCTTGCTGGCTCAATGTCAGGTAAAGGATGACCCCACTGCGGTTGGGGATATCGTGCAGAAAATGTCTCTGGCCCACATTAAGCTTTGTGAAGGACAGGGAGCCGAGATGAGTTGGACTGCTGCACCTTCACTGGAGCTTTCTCCGTTGGATGCCATGCAGATTTACGCACTCAAAACGTCTCCAGCCTTCGAGGCTGCTCTGTATTCCGGGTTGCGTCTGGCTGGGCCAATGGAAGATTATGAATCGATGGTGGCTACGTTTTGTCGCCACGTCGGAGTAGGCTTCCAAATTCTCAACGATCTTAAAGACTGGCGTGGCGATGTTCGCAACAAGGTGATTGTCGGACAGGATGCGATGGCTTTAAGGCCGACATTGCTCCTGGCATTAGCTATTAAAGTTGCCAATGCAGAACAAAGACAAATTCTGCAGTCGGTTCTGGACGAAGAAGATAATCCGTTGAATCGACTCGAAAAATTGAAGCGGATCTTTGAACAGACGGATGTCTTCTCCAAAGCCGAAGCCCTGGTCGATAAGTCGCGCGAACGAGCTGAAGCGATCGCTGATGAAGTCGAACCGGAATCCTTGAGACGATTCCTTTACTTCCTGGTCGATACCGTAATGGCTCCTGAAGAAGAAATAACGCCTCTGCAAGTGCAGCAAAACGGTCTTGTCGATCTCTCGATTTCTGCCAGTTCCTGA
- a CDS encoding acyltransferase family protein — MHRSRRLIIPFITTALTLNVIQLEIQAHYQYSALSEHPNFATDLSWYASGQWMEHLWFLNILFQMCLIATSITIVMDKIPYLFSHKFWSTKQITKILMFGALSYVFVVALNGKLPDTLRNPQALGMVDIPVLMFYLPFFGFGMWLHRSESALESFGRLQLASAGVGLLLVVMMLIPESSSHIANMCVRVFRSGLTCWWMCHLCFCSFRLLTNAPSRYFRYFSDASYTIFLFHHLFIVVFAIVLIPISISIFAKFVIMSVASLSLSLLIYEYGIRRNSLLSFLYNGNDYPVVLPVAQTAGKAPISFLKVECNKMRNDQIITSAKDSKSVSSETQSTMASHSL; from the coding sequence ATGCATCGTAGTCGACGATTAATCATTCCCTTCATCACGACCGCACTTACGCTCAATGTCATTCAACTGGAGATTCAAGCCCATTATCAATATTCGGCACTCTCGGAACATCCCAATTTTGCGACAGACCTGTCGTGGTATGCCAGTGGGCAGTGGATGGAACATCTCTGGTTTCTCAATATCCTGTTTCAGATGTGCCTCATCGCAACTTCAATCACGATTGTCATGGATAAAATTCCCTATCTGTTTTCCCATAAATTCTGGAGCACGAAACAAATCACCAAGATTCTCATGTTCGGAGCTTTGAGTTATGTATTTGTCGTCGCTCTGAACGGTAAACTGCCGGATACTTTACGAAACCCTCAGGCATTAGGAATGGTCGATATTCCTGTGTTGATGTTTTATCTTCCATTCTTTGGCTTTGGAATGTGGTTGCATCGCTCGGAGTCGGCGTTGGAATCGTTCGGACGACTCCAACTGGCCAGTGCAGGGGTCGGTTTATTGCTGGTCGTGATGATGCTGATTCCAGAGAGTTCGAGCCACATTGCCAATATGTGCGTCAGAGTATTTCGCAGTGGTTTGACATGCTGGTGGATGTGTCACCTGTGCTTTTGTTCGTTCCGGTTGTTAACCAACGCTCCTTCGAGATATTTTCGCTACTTTTCAGATGCGTCTTATACGATTTTTCTCTTCCATCATCTTTTTATCGTCGTGTTTGCAATCGTGTTGATCCCCATCTCGATTTCGATTTTTGCGAAATTTGTCATTATGAGTGTTGCCTCATTGTCTCTCTCGCTGCTGATCTATGAGTATGGAATTCGCCGAAATTCACTGTTGAGCTTTCTCTATAACGGAAATGATTATCCTGTCGTCCTGCCTGTTGCTCAGACAGCGGGGAAAGCACCGATTTCGTTCCTGAAAGTCGAATGTAACAAGATGCGGAATGACCAAATCATAACGTCTGCTAAAGACTCAAAGTCAGTCTCTTCGGAAACACAATCCACAATGGCCTCTCATTCCTTATGA
- the mraY gene encoding phospho-N-acetylmuramoyl-pentapeptide-transferase yields MVYWLLIHVLPFFQQVESHTTGSSRVYITFRIALASLTSFLLAVCLGPMAIRWLKTRFRERVSSASTELDRLHEGKNNTPTMGGLFLVMATLFSVMIWGNLENHYVQLSIFVIISFAMLGACDDWTKLSTSTHGLSARTKFLLQWILSMMAGASLYQHQFQIPLGTELVSPVGQFAIPMGYGFIVWTGLVLVSTSNGVNLTDGLDGLAGGCTIFAGGAMIAFCYLAGHKTFAQYFVIPYIPQAGEVSVVVGAMVGAMLGFLWYNCHPAEVFMGDTGSLPTGAMLGLSAVIARQEFLFLLVGGIFVIEVLSVIIQISIYRTWGWRPLRCSPLHNHFVLNGQSEVKVVTRFWICGALLAIAALAGLKIL; encoded by the coding sequence ATGGTTTACTGGTTGTTAATTCACGTCTTGCCTTTTTTTCAGCAAGTGGAAAGTCATACGACCGGTTCTTCACGTGTCTATATAACTTTTCGAATCGCCCTGGCCAGTTTAACTTCCTTTCTGCTGGCCGTTTGCCTGGGACCGATGGCGATTCGCTGGTTGAAAACCCGTTTTCGGGAACGAGTCTCAAGTGCCTCTACCGAACTCGATCGCCTGCATGAGGGAAAGAATAATACCCCGACGATGGGGGGATTATTCCTGGTCATGGCGACACTCTTTTCCGTAATGATCTGGGGAAACCTTGAAAATCATTATGTGCAGTTGAGCATATTCGTGATTATCAGTTTTGCGATGCTGGGGGCGTGCGACGACTGGACAAAACTCAGTACGAGCACGCATGGTCTTTCCGCTCGGACAAAATTTCTGTTGCAGTGGATCCTGTCGATGATGGCAGGAGCTTCTTTGTATCAACATCAATTTCAAATCCCACTGGGAACGGAACTCGTTTCACCCGTTGGACAGTTTGCCATTCCAATGGGATACGGATTCATCGTCTGGACCGGTCTGGTTCTGGTCAGCACATCGAATGGAGTCAATTTAACTGATGGACTGGATGGGCTGGCGGGAGGTTGTACGATTTTTGCTGGCGGAGCAATGATTGCGTTTTGTTATTTGGCTGGTCACAAAACATTCGCACAGTATTTTGTCATTCCCTATATTCCGCAGGCAGGGGAAGTCTCAGTCGTTGTTGGAGCGATGGTCGGAGCCATGCTCGGCTTCTTATGGTACAACTGCCATCCGGCGGAAGTCTTCATGGGTGATACAGGCTCTCTGCCAACTGGAGCCATGCTGGGACTGTCCGCTGTAATTGCCCGACAGGAATTTCTTTTTTTGCTGGTCGGTGGGATTTTTGTGATTGAAGTTCTCTCCGTTATTATTCAGATTTCAATCTATCGCACCTGGGGCTGGCGACCACTTCGTTGCAGCCCATTGCACAATCACTTTGTTCTGAACGGACAAAGTGAAGTGAAAGTGGTCACTCGCTTCTGGATTTGCGGGGCTTTGCTGGCTATTGCAGCGTTGGCCGGGTTGAAGATTTTATAG
- a CDS encoding NAD-dependent epimerase/dehydratase family protein, whose protein sequence is MSNLVTGGGGFLGQYLVEKLRERGEPVRVLCRGEYPELQKLGVEIIRGDIRESKIVEQACQNISTVYHVAAIPGVWGSWEKYYSINTEGSRNVLHACQNQGVKKLIYTSSPSVIFDGQAHLEANESLPYPTNYLCHYPHTKAIAEREILEANGDHGVATCALRPHLVWGPRDQHLIPRLLQRADSGRLRIVGDGSNEISMTYVENAAAAHWQAAEKLSLDSTVAGQAYFINDPKPVNLWSWINELLVNVCKSPVHKKISAQAAYRIGGVLESVYTMLGRKSEPPMTRFVALQLSQSHTYSINKARQDFDFKPIVDYETSYQRLMDELKSVK, encoded by the coding sequence ATGTCAAATTTAGTCACCGGGGGCGGTGGGTTCCTCGGGCAGTATCTCGTGGAAAAACTGCGTGAACGGGGAGAACCTGTTCGCGTACTTTGCCGCGGGGAATATCCCGAATTGCAAAAACTTGGTGTTGAGATCATTCGTGGTGATATTCGCGAATCAAAAATTGTCGAACAGGCCTGCCAGAATATTTCTACCGTCTACCATGTTGCAGCCATACCGGGAGTGTGGGGTAGTTGGGAGAAGTATTATTCGATCAATACCGAAGGCAGCAGAAATGTTTTGCATGCCTGTCAAAATCAGGGTGTAAAAAAACTGATCTATACGAGTTCTCCGAGTGTTATTTTCGATGGACAGGCCCACCTTGAGGCCAACGAATCGCTGCCATATCCAACGAACTATCTGTGTCATTATCCTCATACAAAAGCGATCGCCGAGCGTGAGATCCTCGAGGCAAACGGCGATCACGGAGTTGCCACCTGTGCGTTGCGGCCTCATCTGGTTTGGGGGCCTCGTGACCAACATCTGATACCACGTTTGCTTCAACGAGCAGACTCCGGTCGTTTACGCATTGTCGGTGATGGCTCGAACGAGATCTCGATGACCTACGTAGAAAATGCGGCTGCAGCCCATTGGCAGGCCGCAGAGAAATTATCTCTCGATTCCACCGTCGCAGGACAGGCCTATTTCATTAACGATCCCAAACCTGTCAATCTCTGGTCCTGGATTAACGAGCTCCTAGTCAACGTCTGCAAGTCACCAGTTCACAAAAAAATCTCGGCTCAAGCAGCCTATCGAATCGGGGGAGTGCTGGAGTCGGTTTATACCATGTTGGGAAGAAAATCCGAACCACCGATGACACGATTCGTCGCTCTGCAATTAAGCCAGTCCCACACTTACTCGATCAATAAAGCTCGTCAGGATTTCGATTTCAAGCCAATTGTTGACTATGAAACGTCTTATCAAAGGCTGATGGACGAACTGAAGTCGGTTAAATGA
- a CDS encoding fatty acid CoA ligase family protein produces the protein MKLNIADRLRASASRWPHQRCVVYPEGRDRNGRVAYTHSTFTQLNQETDDLAAGLQKLGTTPKHKLVLMVKPSIEFIALTFAIFKTGATVVLIDPGMGRKRIFDCLDEIEPDGFVAIPIVQAIRQARGKRYRKANINISVGRSFSYGGLPYRKLLELGHNRFQPVETLSTDRAAIIFTSGSTGPPKGVVYEHGMFNAQVDLLQQQYQIQPGEIDLPGFPLFALFNLAMGVTTVIPDMDPTKPADVNPLRIIEAIENQGITQAFGSPALWNRVGRYCVEKSIKLPSLRRILSAGAPVPVPVLEKMKQCCSEIEAEMFTPYGATEALPVCSISASEVLNETAAKTAIGQGTCVGKPFSQVDVRVIHEVSGAISSFEKAEICPKNKIGEIIVRSPSATREYFNRPDATALAKIPDGNQFWHRMGDMGYFDDENRLWFCGRKAHIVRTAQGLMYPVCCEPIFNQHPRVYRSALVGVGEAGKQQPVLIVEPEANCYPKSQNARNTFLDELKVIASQQELTDSIFDFRFHRKLPVDRRHNVKIHREDLAIWAAKN, from the coding sequence GTGAAATTAAATATCGCAGATCGTTTGCGAGCATCTGCCAGCCGCTGGCCTCATCAGAGATGTGTCGTCTATCCAGAAGGACGTGATCGAAATGGGCGTGTCGCTTACACGCACAGCACTTTCACACAATTGAATCAGGAAACGGACGATCTGGCAGCGGGGCTGCAGAAACTTGGCACGACTCCCAAACACAAACTCGTCTTGATGGTGAAACCGAGTATTGAGTTCATTGCATTAACTTTTGCAATTTTCAAAACGGGCGCAACCGTTGTTCTGATTGATCCCGGGATGGGGCGGAAAAGAATCTTCGATTGCCTCGATGAAATTGAACCGGATGGTTTTGTTGCCATACCGATTGTCCAGGCAATTCGGCAGGCACGGGGCAAACGTTATCGGAAAGCCAATATCAATATTTCGGTCGGACGTTCTTTCAGCTATGGCGGACTACCGTATCGAAAATTGCTGGAACTGGGACACAATCGCTTCCAACCTGTGGAAACGCTCTCCACAGATCGAGCGGCTATCATTTTTACGAGTGGCAGCACCGGGCCTCCGAAAGGGGTCGTTTACGAACATGGCATGTTCAATGCTCAGGTTGACCTGCTCCAGCAACAGTATCAAATCCAGCCCGGTGAAATTGATCTGCCAGGTTTTCCACTGTTTGCCCTATTCAATCTGGCAATGGGAGTAACGACCGTCATTCCCGATATGGATCCGACAAAACCAGCCGATGTAAATCCTCTGCGGATCATCGAGGCCATCGAAAATCAGGGAATCACTCAGGCCTTTGGTTCGCCCGCTCTCTGGAATCGCGTTGGGAGATATTGTGTCGAAAAATCGATCAAGCTTCCGAGTTTGAGACGGATCCTTTCTGCTGGGGCTCCCGTTCCGGTTCCTGTCCTCGAAAAGATGAAGCAGTGTTGCAGCGAAATTGAGGCGGAAATGTTTACGCCTTATGGAGCAACCGAAGCGTTACCCGTCTGTTCCATTTCCGCCAGCGAAGTGCTCAACGAAACTGCTGCAAAAACCGCCATCGGGCAGGGGACTTGTGTTGGTAAGCCATTTTCCCAAGTGGATGTTCGTGTGATTCATGAAGTCAGCGGGGCGATATCGAGTTTTGAAAAAGCTGAGATCTGTCCAAAAAACAAGATTGGCGAAATCATCGTTCGTAGTCCCAGTGCAACTCGCGAATACTTCAATCGACCAGATGCCACTGCACTCGCAAAAATTCCGGATGGAAATCAATTCTGGCACCGGATGGGAGACATGGGCTATTTTGATGACGAAAATCGACTCTGGTTTTGCGGACGGAAAGCTCACATTGTGAGGACCGCTCAGGGCTTGATGTATCCGGTTTGTTGTGAACCGATTTTTAATCAGCATCCGCGCGTCTATCGGTCCGCATTGGTGGGGGTCGGTGAGGCGGGTAAGCAACAACCCGTGTTAATTGTTGAACCGGAAGCCAACTGTTACCCCAAATCGCAGAATGCCAGGAATACCTTTCTCGATGAACTGAAAGTAATCGCAAGTCAGCAGGAGTTGACTGATTCGATTTTCGACTTCCGATTTCATCGTAAACTACCGGTTGATCGCAGACACAATGTGAAAATCCATCGAGAAGATTTAGCGATCTGGGCTGCTAAAAACTGA